From the Cervus elaphus chromosome 20, mCerEla1.1, whole genome shotgun sequence genome, one window contains:
- the AMPD1 gene encoding AMP deaminase 1 isoform X3 — MNVSMFHSVSQSSLLCGVSSFLLCYPRTQDPSTMPLLKLPAIDDATRSFAEKVFASEVKDEGGRHEISPFDVDDICPISQHEMFAHMIHLETQSTPTERRRKKRFFGRKTISLSVPQTETSSTKLSLIDEYISSSPTYQTVPDFQRVQITGDYASGVTVEDFEMVCKGLYRALCIREKYMQKSFQRFPKTPSKYLRNIDGEAWVANENFYPVFTPPMKKGEDPFRTDNLPENLGYQLKMKDGVVYVYPNEEAASKDEPKPLPYPNLDRFLDDMNFLLALIAQGPVKTYTHRRLKFLSSKFQVHQMLNEMDELKELKNNPHRDFYNCRKVDTHIHAAACMNQKHLLRFIKKSYQIDADRVVYSSKEKNLTLKELFAKLKMHPYDLTVDSLDVHAGRQTFQRFDKFNDKYNPVGASELRDLYLKTDNYINGEYFATIIKEVGADLVEAKYQHAEPRLSIYGRSPEEWSKLSTWFVQNRVYCPNMTWMIQVPRIYDVFRSKNFLPHFGKMLENIFMPVFEATINPQAHPDLSVFLKHITGFDSVDDESKHSGHMFSSKSPKPQEWTMEKNPSYTYYTYYMYANIMVLNSLRKERGMNTFLFRPHCGEAGALTHLMTAFMTADNISHGLNLKKSPVLQYLFFLAQIPIAMSPLSNNSLFLEYARNPFLDFLQKGLMISLSTDDPMQFHFTKEPLMEEYAIAAQVFKLSTCDMCEVARNSVLQCGISHEEKARFLGNNYLEEGPAGNDIRRTNVAQIRMAYRYETWCYELNLIAEGIKSGE; from the exons atgaatgtcaGCATGTTTCATAGTGTCAGTCAGTCATCCCTCCTGTGTGGTGTCTCTTCGTTTCTGCTGTGCTACCCTAGAACACAGGATCCCAGCACAATGCCTCTGTTGAAACTTCCAG CTATTGATGATGCAACGCGTAGCTTTGCTGAAAAAGTGTTTGCCTCTGAAGTCAAAGATGAGGGAGGCCgtcatgagatttccccctttGATGTGGATGATATCTGTCCAATTTCTCAACATGAGATGTTTGCACACATGATCCATCTGGAGACTCAGTCCACCCCTACAGAACGCAGGAG AAAAAAGCGTTTCTTCGGACGGAAGACTATTAGTTTGTCTGTTCCACAAACTGAAacatcttccaccaaactgtcCCTCATCGATGAATACATTTCTTCATCTCCCACCTACCAGACCGTGCCTGATTTTCAGAGAGTGCAGATCACTGGTGATTATGCCTCTGGG GTTACAGTTGAAGATTTTGAAATGGTTTGCAAAGGTCTTTATCGGGCATTGTGTATACGGGAGAAGTATATGCAGAAGTCATTTCAGAGATTTCCAAAAACCCCTTCCAAATACCTGAGGAACATTGATGGTGAGGCTTGGGTAGCAAATGAGAACTTCTATCCAG TCTTTACCCCTCCTATGAAGAAGGGAGAAGACCCTTTCCGAACAGATAACCTCCCAGAAAATCTGGGTTATCAGCTCAAAATGAAGGATGGTGTCGTTTACGTCTATCCCAATGAAGAGGCAGCCAGCAAAGATGAGCCCAAGCCACTTCCTTACCCAAATCTGGACAGATTCTTAGATGATATGAATTTTTTACTTGCTTTAATTGCCCAAGGACCTGT TAAGACCTATACCCATCGGCGCCTGAAGTTTCTCTCCTCCAAGTTCCAGGTCCATCAGATGCTCAACGAGATGGATGAATTGAAGGAGCTGAAGAACAACCCTCACCGGGATTTTTACAACTGCAGGAAG GTGGACACTCATATCCATGCAGCTGCTTGTATGAACCAGAAACATCTACTGCGCTTTATTAAGAAATCTTACCAAATTGATGCTGACAGAGTGGTCTATAGCTCCAAGGAGAAAAATCTGACCCTAAAGGAACTTTTTGCTAAATTAAAAATGCATCCCTACGACCTGACTGTTGATTCTCTGGATGTTCATGCT GGACGTCAGACTTTCCAGCGTTTTGATAAGTTCAATGACAAATACAATCCCGTAGGAGCAAGTGAGCTACGGGACCTCTACCTGAAGACAGACAATTACATTAATGGGGAATATTTTGCCACTATCATCAAG GAGGTCGGTGCAGACTTGGTGGAGGCCAAGTACCAGCACGCTGAGCCCCGCCTGTCCATCTATGGCCGCAGTCCTGAGGAGTGGAGCAAACTCTCCACCTGGTTCGTCCAAAACCGCGTCTACTGCCCCAATATGACATGGATGATCCAGGTCCCCAGGATCTA TGATGTGTTTCGATCTAAGAACTTCCTTCCACACTTTGGAAAGATGTTGGAGAATATTTTCATGCCAGTGTTCGAGGCCACCATCAACCCTCAGGCTCACCCAGACCTCAGTGTTTTCCTCAAGCAC ATTACGGGCTTCGACAGTGTAGATGATGAGTCCAAACACAGCGGCCACATGTTCTCCTCCAAGAGCCCTAAGCCACAGGAGTGGACCATGGAAAAGAACCCATCTTACACTTACTATACCTACTACATGTATGCAAACATCATGGTGCTCAACAGCCTGAGAAA GGAACGCGGCATGAACACGTTTCTGTTCCGACCTCACTGTGGGGAAGCTGGAGCCCTTACTCATCTCATGACAGCATTCATGACGGCAGATAACATCTCTCATGGCCTGAATTTAAAAAAG agTCCTGTGTTACAGTACTTGTTTTTCTTAGCCCAGATTCCCATCGCTATGTCGCCATTAAGTAACAACAGCTTATTTCTAGAATACGCCCGAAatccttttttagatttcctccaGAAAGGGCTAATGATCTCACTGTCTACAGATGACCCAATGCAATTCCACTTCACCAAG GAGCCCCTAATGGAAGAATATGCCATTGCTGCACAAGTCTTCAAGCTGAGTACCTGTGATATGTGTGAAGTGGCAAGAAACAGTGTTCTGCAATGTGGAATTTCTCATGAG GAGAAAGCAAGGTTTCTGGGCAACAATTACCTTGAAGAAGGCCCTGCTGGAAATGATATCCGAAGGACAAATGTGGCCCAAATCCGCATGGCCTATCGCTATGAAACCTGGTGCTATGAACTTAATTTAATTGCTGAAGGCATTAAATCAggagaataa
- the AMPD1 gene encoding AMP deaminase 1 isoform X1, whose protein sequence is MFHSVSQSSLLCGVSSFLLCYPRTQDPSTMPLLKLPAEEKPIDDATRSFAEKVFASEVKDEGGRHEISPFDVDDICPISQHEMFAHMIHLETQSTPTERRRKKRFFGRKTISLSVPQTETSSTKLSLIDEYISSSPTYQTVPDFQRVQITGDYASGVTVEDFEMVCKGLYRALCIREKYMQKSFQRFPKTPSKYLRNIDGEAWVANENFYPVFTPPMKKGEDPFRTDNLPENLGYQLKMKDGVVYVYPNEEAASKDEPKPLPYPNLDRFLDDMNFLLALIAQGPVKTYTHRRLKFLSSKFQVHQMLNEMDELKELKNNPHRDFYNCRKVDTHIHAAACMNQKHLLRFIKKSYQIDADRVVYSSKEKNLTLKELFAKLKMHPYDLTVDSLDVHAGRQTFQRFDKFNDKYNPVGASELRDLYLKTDNYINGEYFATIIKEVGADLVEAKYQHAEPRLSIYGRSPEEWSKLSTWFVQNRVYCPNMTWMIQVPRIYDVFRSKNFLPHFGKMLENIFMPVFEATINPQAHPDLSVFLKHITGFDSVDDESKHSGHMFSSKSPKPQEWTMEKNPSYTYYTYYMYANIMVLNSLRKERGMNTFLFRPHCGEAGALTHLMTAFMTADNISHGLNLKKSPVLQYLFFLAQIPIAMSPLSNNSLFLEYARNPFLDFLQKGLMISLSTDDPMQFHFTKEPLMEEYAIAAQVFKLSTCDMCEVARNSVLQCGISHEEKARFLGNNYLEEGPAGNDIRRTNVAQIRMAYRYETWCYELNLIAEGIKSGE, encoded by the exons ATGTTTCATAGTGTCAGTCAGTCATCCCTCCTGTGTGGTGTCTCTTCGTTTCTGCTGTGCTACCCTAGAACACAGGATCCCAGCACAATGCCTCTGTTGAAACTTCCAG CTGAAGAAAAAC CTATTGATGATGCAACGCGTAGCTTTGCTGAAAAAGTGTTTGCCTCTGAAGTCAAAGATGAGGGAGGCCgtcatgagatttccccctttGATGTGGATGATATCTGTCCAATTTCTCAACATGAGATGTTTGCACACATGATCCATCTGGAGACTCAGTCCACCCCTACAGAACGCAGGAG AAAAAAGCGTTTCTTCGGACGGAAGACTATTAGTTTGTCTGTTCCACAAACTGAAacatcttccaccaaactgtcCCTCATCGATGAATACATTTCTTCATCTCCCACCTACCAGACCGTGCCTGATTTTCAGAGAGTGCAGATCACTGGTGATTATGCCTCTGGG GTTACAGTTGAAGATTTTGAAATGGTTTGCAAAGGTCTTTATCGGGCATTGTGTATACGGGAGAAGTATATGCAGAAGTCATTTCAGAGATTTCCAAAAACCCCTTCCAAATACCTGAGGAACATTGATGGTGAGGCTTGGGTAGCAAATGAGAACTTCTATCCAG TCTTTACCCCTCCTATGAAGAAGGGAGAAGACCCTTTCCGAACAGATAACCTCCCAGAAAATCTGGGTTATCAGCTCAAAATGAAGGATGGTGTCGTTTACGTCTATCCCAATGAAGAGGCAGCCAGCAAAGATGAGCCCAAGCCACTTCCTTACCCAAATCTGGACAGATTCTTAGATGATATGAATTTTTTACTTGCTTTAATTGCCCAAGGACCTGT TAAGACCTATACCCATCGGCGCCTGAAGTTTCTCTCCTCCAAGTTCCAGGTCCATCAGATGCTCAACGAGATGGATGAATTGAAGGAGCTGAAGAACAACCCTCACCGGGATTTTTACAACTGCAGGAAG GTGGACACTCATATCCATGCAGCTGCTTGTATGAACCAGAAACATCTACTGCGCTTTATTAAGAAATCTTACCAAATTGATGCTGACAGAGTGGTCTATAGCTCCAAGGAGAAAAATCTGACCCTAAAGGAACTTTTTGCTAAATTAAAAATGCATCCCTACGACCTGACTGTTGATTCTCTGGATGTTCATGCT GGACGTCAGACTTTCCAGCGTTTTGATAAGTTCAATGACAAATACAATCCCGTAGGAGCAAGTGAGCTACGGGACCTCTACCTGAAGACAGACAATTACATTAATGGGGAATATTTTGCCACTATCATCAAG GAGGTCGGTGCAGACTTGGTGGAGGCCAAGTACCAGCACGCTGAGCCCCGCCTGTCCATCTATGGCCGCAGTCCTGAGGAGTGGAGCAAACTCTCCACCTGGTTCGTCCAAAACCGCGTCTACTGCCCCAATATGACATGGATGATCCAGGTCCCCAGGATCTA TGATGTGTTTCGATCTAAGAACTTCCTTCCACACTTTGGAAAGATGTTGGAGAATATTTTCATGCCAGTGTTCGAGGCCACCATCAACCCTCAGGCTCACCCAGACCTCAGTGTTTTCCTCAAGCAC ATTACGGGCTTCGACAGTGTAGATGATGAGTCCAAACACAGCGGCCACATGTTCTCCTCCAAGAGCCCTAAGCCACAGGAGTGGACCATGGAAAAGAACCCATCTTACACTTACTATACCTACTACATGTATGCAAACATCATGGTGCTCAACAGCCTGAGAAA GGAACGCGGCATGAACACGTTTCTGTTCCGACCTCACTGTGGGGAAGCTGGAGCCCTTACTCATCTCATGACAGCATTCATGACGGCAGATAACATCTCTCATGGCCTGAATTTAAAAAAG agTCCTGTGTTACAGTACTTGTTTTTCTTAGCCCAGATTCCCATCGCTATGTCGCCATTAAGTAACAACAGCTTATTTCTAGAATACGCCCGAAatccttttttagatttcctccaGAAAGGGCTAATGATCTCACTGTCTACAGATGACCCAATGCAATTCCACTTCACCAAG GAGCCCCTAATGGAAGAATATGCCATTGCTGCACAAGTCTTCAAGCTGAGTACCTGTGATATGTGTGAAGTGGCAAGAAACAGTGTTCTGCAATGTGGAATTTCTCATGAG GAGAAAGCAAGGTTTCTGGGCAACAATTACCTTGAAGAAGGCCCTGCTGGAAATGATATCCGAAGGACAAATGTGGCCCAAATCCGCATGGCCTATCGCTATGAAACCTGGTGCTATGAACTTAATTTAATTGCTGAAGGCATTAAATCAggagaataa
- the AMPD1 gene encoding AMP deaminase 1 isoform X2: protein MKSNLVPPETAIDDATRSFAEKVFASEVKDEGGRHEISPFDVDDICPISQHEMFAHMIHLETQSTPTERRRKKRFFGRKTISLSVPQTETSSTKLSLIDEYISSSPTYQTVPDFQRVQITGDYASGVTVEDFEMVCKGLYRALCIREKYMQKSFQRFPKTPSKYLRNIDGEAWVANENFYPVFTPPMKKGEDPFRTDNLPENLGYQLKMKDGVVYVYPNEEAASKDEPKPLPYPNLDRFLDDMNFLLALIAQGPVKTYTHRRLKFLSSKFQVHQMLNEMDELKELKNNPHRDFYNCRKVDTHIHAAACMNQKHLLRFIKKSYQIDADRVVYSSKEKNLTLKELFAKLKMHPYDLTVDSLDVHAGRQTFQRFDKFNDKYNPVGASELRDLYLKTDNYINGEYFATIIKEVGADLVEAKYQHAEPRLSIYGRSPEEWSKLSTWFVQNRVYCPNMTWMIQVPRIYDVFRSKNFLPHFGKMLENIFMPVFEATINPQAHPDLSVFLKHITGFDSVDDESKHSGHMFSSKSPKPQEWTMEKNPSYTYYTYYMYANIMVLNSLRKERGMNTFLFRPHCGEAGALTHLMTAFMTADNISHGLNLKKSPVLQYLFFLAQIPIAMSPLSNNSLFLEYARNPFLDFLQKGLMISLSTDDPMQFHFTKEPLMEEYAIAAQVFKLSTCDMCEVARNSVLQCGISHEEKARFLGNNYLEEGPAGNDIRRTNVAQIRMAYRYETWCYELNLIAEGIKSGE from the exons ATGAAATCAAACTTAGTCCCACCAGAAACAG CTATTGATGATGCAACGCGTAGCTTTGCTGAAAAAGTGTTTGCCTCTGAAGTCAAAGATGAGGGAGGCCgtcatgagatttccccctttGATGTGGATGATATCTGTCCAATTTCTCAACATGAGATGTTTGCACACATGATCCATCTGGAGACTCAGTCCACCCCTACAGAACGCAGGAG AAAAAAGCGTTTCTTCGGACGGAAGACTATTAGTTTGTCTGTTCCACAAACTGAAacatcttccaccaaactgtcCCTCATCGATGAATACATTTCTTCATCTCCCACCTACCAGACCGTGCCTGATTTTCAGAGAGTGCAGATCACTGGTGATTATGCCTCTGGG GTTACAGTTGAAGATTTTGAAATGGTTTGCAAAGGTCTTTATCGGGCATTGTGTATACGGGAGAAGTATATGCAGAAGTCATTTCAGAGATTTCCAAAAACCCCTTCCAAATACCTGAGGAACATTGATGGTGAGGCTTGGGTAGCAAATGAGAACTTCTATCCAG TCTTTACCCCTCCTATGAAGAAGGGAGAAGACCCTTTCCGAACAGATAACCTCCCAGAAAATCTGGGTTATCAGCTCAAAATGAAGGATGGTGTCGTTTACGTCTATCCCAATGAAGAGGCAGCCAGCAAAGATGAGCCCAAGCCACTTCCTTACCCAAATCTGGACAGATTCTTAGATGATATGAATTTTTTACTTGCTTTAATTGCCCAAGGACCTGT TAAGACCTATACCCATCGGCGCCTGAAGTTTCTCTCCTCCAAGTTCCAGGTCCATCAGATGCTCAACGAGATGGATGAATTGAAGGAGCTGAAGAACAACCCTCACCGGGATTTTTACAACTGCAGGAAG GTGGACACTCATATCCATGCAGCTGCTTGTATGAACCAGAAACATCTACTGCGCTTTATTAAGAAATCTTACCAAATTGATGCTGACAGAGTGGTCTATAGCTCCAAGGAGAAAAATCTGACCCTAAAGGAACTTTTTGCTAAATTAAAAATGCATCCCTACGACCTGACTGTTGATTCTCTGGATGTTCATGCT GGACGTCAGACTTTCCAGCGTTTTGATAAGTTCAATGACAAATACAATCCCGTAGGAGCAAGTGAGCTACGGGACCTCTACCTGAAGACAGACAATTACATTAATGGGGAATATTTTGCCACTATCATCAAG GAGGTCGGTGCAGACTTGGTGGAGGCCAAGTACCAGCACGCTGAGCCCCGCCTGTCCATCTATGGCCGCAGTCCTGAGGAGTGGAGCAAACTCTCCACCTGGTTCGTCCAAAACCGCGTCTACTGCCCCAATATGACATGGATGATCCAGGTCCCCAGGATCTA TGATGTGTTTCGATCTAAGAACTTCCTTCCACACTTTGGAAAGATGTTGGAGAATATTTTCATGCCAGTGTTCGAGGCCACCATCAACCCTCAGGCTCACCCAGACCTCAGTGTTTTCCTCAAGCAC ATTACGGGCTTCGACAGTGTAGATGATGAGTCCAAACACAGCGGCCACATGTTCTCCTCCAAGAGCCCTAAGCCACAGGAGTGGACCATGGAAAAGAACCCATCTTACACTTACTATACCTACTACATGTATGCAAACATCATGGTGCTCAACAGCCTGAGAAA GGAACGCGGCATGAACACGTTTCTGTTCCGACCTCACTGTGGGGAAGCTGGAGCCCTTACTCATCTCATGACAGCATTCATGACGGCAGATAACATCTCTCATGGCCTGAATTTAAAAAAG agTCCTGTGTTACAGTACTTGTTTTTCTTAGCCCAGATTCCCATCGCTATGTCGCCATTAAGTAACAACAGCTTATTTCTAGAATACGCCCGAAatccttttttagatttcctccaGAAAGGGCTAATGATCTCACTGTCTACAGATGACCCAATGCAATTCCACTTCACCAAG GAGCCCCTAATGGAAGAATATGCCATTGCTGCACAAGTCTTCAAGCTGAGTACCTGTGATATGTGTGAAGTGGCAAGAAACAGTGTTCTGCAATGTGGAATTTCTCATGAG GAGAAAGCAAGGTTTCTGGGCAACAATTACCTTGAAGAAGGCCCTGCTGGAAATGATATCCGAAGGACAAATGTGGCCCAAATCCGCATGGCCTATCGCTATGAAACCTGGTGCTATGAACTTAATTTAATTGCTGAAGGCATTAAATCAggagaataa
- the AMPD1 gene encoding AMP deaminase 1 isoform X4 produces the protein MFAHMIHLETQSTPTERRRKKRFFGRKTISLSVPQTETSSTKLSLIDEYISSSPTYQTVPDFQRVQITGDYASGVTVEDFEMVCKGLYRALCIREKYMQKSFQRFPKTPSKYLRNIDGEAWVANENFYPVFTPPMKKGEDPFRTDNLPENLGYQLKMKDGVVYVYPNEEAASKDEPKPLPYPNLDRFLDDMNFLLALIAQGPVKTYTHRRLKFLSSKFQVHQMLNEMDELKELKNNPHRDFYNCRKVDTHIHAAACMNQKHLLRFIKKSYQIDADRVVYSSKEKNLTLKELFAKLKMHPYDLTVDSLDVHAGRQTFQRFDKFNDKYNPVGASELRDLYLKTDNYINGEYFATIIKEVGADLVEAKYQHAEPRLSIYGRSPEEWSKLSTWFVQNRVYCPNMTWMIQVPRIYDVFRSKNFLPHFGKMLENIFMPVFEATINPQAHPDLSVFLKHITGFDSVDDESKHSGHMFSSKSPKPQEWTMEKNPSYTYYTYYMYANIMVLNSLRKERGMNTFLFRPHCGEAGALTHLMTAFMTADNISHGLNLKKSPVLQYLFFLAQIPIAMSPLSNNSLFLEYARNPFLDFLQKGLMISLSTDDPMQFHFTKEPLMEEYAIAAQVFKLSTCDMCEVARNSVLQCGISHEEKARFLGNNYLEEGPAGNDIRRTNVAQIRMAYRYETWCYELNLIAEGIKSGE, from the exons ATGTTTGCACACATGATCCATCTGGAGACTCAGTCCACCCCTACAGAACGCAGGAG AAAAAAGCGTTTCTTCGGACGGAAGACTATTAGTTTGTCTGTTCCACAAACTGAAacatcttccaccaaactgtcCCTCATCGATGAATACATTTCTTCATCTCCCACCTACCAGACCGTGCCTGATTTTCAGAGAGTGCAGATCACTGGTGATTATGCCTCTGGG GTTACAGTTGAAGATTTTGAAATGGTTTGCAAAGGTCTTTATCGGGCATTGTGTATACGGGAGAAGTATATGCAGAAGTCATTTCAGAGATTTCCAAAAACCCCTTCCAAATACCTGAGGAACATTGATGGTGAGGCTTGGGTAGCAAATGAGAACTTCTATCCAG TCTTTACCCCTCCTATGAAGAAGGGAGAAGACCCTTTCCGAACAGATAACCTCCCAGAAAATCTGGGTTATCAGCTCAAAATGAAGGATGGTGTCGTTTACGTCTATCCCAATGAAGAGGCAGCCAGCAAAGATGAGCCCAAGCCACTTCCTTACCCAAATCTGGACAGATTCTTAGATGATATGAATTTTTTACTTGCTTTAATTGCCCAAGGACCTGT TAAGACCTATACCCATCGGCGCCTGAAGTTTCTCTCCTCCAAGTTCCAGGTCCATCAGATGCTCAACGAGATGGATGAATTGAAGGAGCTGAAGAACAACCCTCACCGGGATTTTTACAACTGCAGGAAG GTGGACACTCATATCCATGCAGCTGCTTGTATGAACCAGAAACATCTACTGCGCTTTATTAAGAAATCTTACCAAATTGATGCTGACAGAGTGGTCTATAGCTCCAAGGAGAAAAATCTGACCCTAAAGGAACTTTTTGCTAAATTAAAAATGCATCCCTACGACCTGACTGTTGATTCTCTGGATGTTCATGCT GGACGTCAGACTTTCCAGCGTTTTGATAAGTTCAATGACAAATACAATCCCGTAGGAGCAAGTGAGCTACGGGACCTCTACCTGAAGACAGACAATTACATTAATGGGGAATATTTTGCCACTATCATCAAG GAGGTCGGTGCAGACTTGGTGGAGGCCAAGTACCAGCACGCTGAGCCCCGCCTGTCCATCTATGGCCGCAGTCCTGAGGAGTGGAGCAAACTCTCCACCTGGTTCGTCCAAAACCGCGTCTACTGCCCCAATATGACATGGATGATCCAGGTCCCCAGGATCTA TGATGTGTTTCGATCTAAGAACTTCCTTCCACACTTTGGAAAGATGTTGGAGAATATTTTCATGCCAGTGTTCGAGGCCACCATCAACCCTCAGGCTCACCCAGACCTCAGTGTTTTCCTCAAGCAC ATTACGGGCTTCGACAGTGTAGATGATGAGTCCAAACACAGCGGCCACATGTTCTCCTCCAAGAGCCCTAAGCCACAGGAGTGGACCATGGAAAAGAACCCATCTTACACTTACTATACCTACTACATGTATGCAAACATCATGGTGCTCAACAGCCTGAGAAA GGAACGCGGCATGAACACGTTTCTGTTCCGACCTCACTGTGGGGAAGCTGGAGCCCTTACTCATCTCATGACAGCATTCATGACGGCAGATAACATCTCTCATGGCCTGAATTTAAAAAAG agTCCTGTGTTACAGTACTTGTTTTTCTTAGCCCAGATTCCCATCGCTATGTCGCCATTAAGTAACAACAGCTTATTTCTAGAATACGCCCGAAatccttttttagatttcctccaGAAAGGGCTAATGATCTCACTGTCTACAGATGACCCAATGCAATTCCACTTCACCAAG GAGCCCCTAATGGAAGAATATGCCATTGCTGCACAAGTCTTCAAGCTGAGTACCTGTGATATGTGTGAAGTGGCAAGAAACAGTGTTCTGCAATGTGGAATTTCTCATGAG GAGAAAGCAAGGTTTCTGGGCAACAATTACCTTGAAGAAGGCCCTGCTGGAAATGATATCCGAAGGACAAATGTGGCCCAAATCCGCATGGCCTATCGCTATGAAACCTGGTGCTATGAACTTAATTTAATTGCTGAAGGCATTAAATCAggagaataa
- the AMPD1 gene encoding AMP deaminase 1 isoform X5, with translation MVCKGLYRALCIREKYMQKSFQRFPKTPSKYLRNIDGEAWVANENFYPVFTPPMKKGEDPFRTDNLPENLGYQLKMKDGVVYVYPNEEAASKDEPKPLPYPNLDRFLDDMNFLLALIAQGPVKTYTHRRLKFLSSKFQVHQMLNEMDELKELKNNPHRDFYNCRKVDTHIHAAACMNQKHLLRFIKKSYQIDADRVVYSSKEKNLTLKELFAKLKMHPYDLTVDSLDVHAGRQTFQRFDKFNDKYNPVGASELRDLYLKTDNYINGEYFATIIKEVGADLVEAKYQHAEPRLSIYGRSPEEWSKLSTWFVQNRVYCPNMTWMIQVPRIYDVFRSKNFLPHFGKMLENIFMPVFEATINPQAHPDLSVFLKHITGFDSVDDESKHSGHMFSSKSPKPQEWTMEKNPSYTYYTYYMYANIMVLNSLRKERGMNTFLFRPHCGEAGALTHLMTAFMTADNISHGLNLKKSPVLQYLFFLAQIPIAMSPLSNNSLFLEYARNPFLDFLQKGLMISLSTDDPMQFHFTKEPLMEEYAIAAQVFKLSTCDMCEVARNSVLQCGISHEEKARFLGNNYLEEGPAGNDIRRTNVAQIRMAYRYETWCYELNLIAEGIKSGE, from the exons ATGGTTTGCAAAGGTCTTTATCGGGCATTGTGTATACGGGAGAAGTATATGCAGAAGTCATTTCAGAGATTTCCAAAAACCCCTTCCAAATACCTGAGGAACATTGATGGTGAGGCTTGGGTAGCAAATGAGAACTTCTATCCAG TCTTTACCCCTCCTATGAAGAAGGGAGAAGACCCTTTCCGAACAGATAACCTCCCAGAAAATCTGGGTTATCAGCTCAAAATGAAGGATGGTGTCGTTTACGTCTATCCCAATGAAGAGGCAGCCAGCAAAGATGAGCCCAAGCCACTTCCTTACCCAAATCTGGACAGATTCTTAGATGATATGAATTTTTTACTTGCTTTAATTGCCCAAGGACCTGT TAAGACCTATACCCATCGGCGCCTGAAGTTTCTCTCCTCCAAGTTCCAGGTCCATCAGATGCTCAACGAGATGGATGAATTGAAGGAGCTGAAGAACAACCCTCACCGGGATTTTTACAACTGCAGGAAG GTGGACACTCATATCCATGCAGCTGCTTGTATGAACCAGAAACATCTACTGCGCTTTATTAAGAAATCTTACCAAATTGATGCTGACAGAGTGGTCTATAGCTCCAAGGAGAAAAATCTGACCCTAAAGGAACTTTTTGCTAAATTAAAAATGCATCCCTACGACCTGACTGTTGATTCTCTGGATGTTCATGCT GGACGTCAGACTTTCCAGCGTTTTGATAAGTTCAATGACAAATACAATCCCGTAGGAGCAAGTGAGCTACGGGACCTCTACCTGAAGACAGACAATTACATTAATGGGGAATATTTTGCCACTATCATCAAG GAGGTCGGTGCAGACTTGGTGGAGGCCAAGTACCAGCACGCTGAGCCCCGCCTGTCCATCTATGGCCGCAGTCCTGAGGAGTGGAGCAAACTCTCCACCTGGTTCGTCCAAAACCGCGTCTACTGCCCCAATATGACATGGATGATCCAGGTCCCCAGGATCTA TGATGTGTTTCGATCTAAGAACTTCCTTCCACACTTTGGAAAGATGTTGGAGAATATTTTCATGCCAGTGTTCGAGGCCACCATCAACCCTCAGGCTCACCCAGACCTCAGTGTTTTCCTCAAGCAC ATTACGGGCTTCGACAGTGTAGATGATGAGTCCAAACACAGCGGCCACATGTTCTCCTCCAAGAGCCCTAAGCCACAGGAGTGGACCATGGAAAAGAACCCATCTTACACTTACTATACCTACTACATGTATGCAAACATCATGGTGCTCAACAGCCTGAGAAA GGAACGCGGCATGAACACGTTTCTGTTCCGACCTCACTGTGGGGAAGCTGGAGCCCTTACTCATCTCATGACAGCATTCATGACGGCAGATAACATCTCTCATGGCCTGAATTTAAAAAAG agTCCTGTGTTACAGTACTTGTTTTTCTTAGCCCAGATTCCCATCGCTATGTCGCCATTAAGTAACAACAGCTTATTTCTAGAATACGCCCGAAatccttttttagatttcctccaGAAAGGGCTAATGATCTCACTGTCTACAGATGACCCAATGCAATTCCACTTCACCAAG GAGCCCCTAATGGAAGAATATGCCATTGCTGCACAAGTCTTCAAGCTGAGTACCTGTGATATGTGTGAAGTGGCAAGAAACAGTGTTCTGCAATGTGGAATTTCTCATGAG GAGAAAGCAAGGTTTCTGGGCAACAATTACCTTGAAGAAGGCCCTGCTGGAAATGATATCCGAAGGACAAATGTGGCCCAAATCCGCATGGCCTATCGCTATGAAACCTGGTGCTATGAACTTAATTTAATTGCTGAAGGCATTAAATCAggagaataa